One Panicum virgatum strain AP13 chromosome 9K, P.virgatum_v5, whole genome shotgun sequence genomic region harbors:
- the LOC120652248 gene encoding pentatricopeptide repeat-containing protein At1g28690, mitochondrial-like, which yields MQQSSRIHPQPHAGSLAPRVPRHLRTAAALAAAVQGLIDVSPPRAESQTLHAQLLASGLGGTADLSVKLLALHLRCGSIHNARAVFDGMPRPTHAAHNYLAAGYFRRGLPGDALAIVRRLAASTGRVDVFALSMALKLSTALALPGVAAREVHARVVRSVVAPDEILSAALVDAYVKSGSLGYARRAHGVMPVRSVVCSTALLVGCMNEGMYGDAEAIFEGMEDKDVVAYNAMVEGYSRTEETAEGSLEVYKAMRRAGFRPTVSTFVSVLGACSLLSSPELGEQVHCQAIKSGLSSDIKTGSALVDMYAKCGRVEDARRVFDHMPERNVVTWTSIIDGYGKNGLSDEALQVFGEMRERTDVRPNHATFLSVLSACAHAGLLARGQEVFRSMEGECSLRPRMEHYACMVDLLGRFGSVRQAYDFARGIPARPNSDVWAALLGAATLHGDVEVADAAAWEVFQLSREGRPGAYMAFSNTLAAAGKWDGVRDVREMMRRRGVLKDAACSWVGSDNPPLVD from the coding sequence ATGCAACAGAGTAGCAGAATCCACCCCCAACCGCACGCTGGCTCGCTCGCACCGCGCGTCCCCCGCCacctccgcaccgccgccgcgctcgccgccgcggtccaGGGCCTCATCGACGTCTCCCCGCCGCGTGCCGAGTCGCAGACCCTCCACGCGCAGCTCCTCGCGTCGGGCCTCGGCGGCACCGCGGACCTCTCCGTCAAGCTCCTAGCCCTGCACCTCCGATGCGGCTCCATCCACAACGCCCGCGCCGTGTTCGACGGAATGCCGAGGCCGACACATGCCGCGCACAACTACCTCGCCGCGGGCTACTTCCGGCGGGGACTCCCCGGGGATGCGCTCGCGATCGTGAGGCGGCTCGCGGCGTCCACGGGGCGGGTGGACGTGTTCGCGCTGTCCATGGCGCTGAAGCTGTCCACGGCGCTGGCGCTGCCCGGCGTCGCCGCGAGGGAGGTCCACGCGCGCGTCGTGAGGTCCGTCGTCGCGCCCGACGAGATCCTCTCCGCGGCGCTGGTGGACGCCTACGTGAAGAGCGGGTCGCTTGGCTACGCGCGGCGGGCGCACGGCGTGATGCCCGTGCGGAGCGTGGTGTGCTCGACGGCGCTGCTCGTCGGGTGCATGAACGAGGGCATGTACGGGGATGCGGAGGCGATATTTGAGGGCATGGAGGACAAGGACGTCGTGGCGTACAACGCCATGGTCGAGGGGTACAGCAGGACGGAGGAGACGGCCGAGGGCTCCCTCGAGGTGTACAAGGCGATGCGGCGAGCGGGGTTCCGGCCAACCGTGTCGACGTTCGTGAGCGTGCTCGGCGCGTGCTCGCTCCTGTCATCGCCGGAGCTCGGCGAGCAGGTGCACTGCCAGGCGATCAAGAGCGGCCTCTCCAGCGACATCAAGACGGGGAGCGCGCTGGTTGACATGTACGCCAAGTGCGGCCGGGTGGAGGACGCCCGGAGGGTCTTCGACCACATGCCGGAGAGGAACGTCGTCACCTGGACTTCGATAATCGACGGGTACGGGAAGAACGGCCTCTCCGACGAGGCCCTCCAGGTGTTCGGCGAAATGCGGGAGCGGACGGACGTCCGGCCGAACCACGCCACCTTCCTGAGCGTCCTGTCGGCGTGCGCGCACGCAGGGCTGCTGGCGCGGGGCCAGGAGGTGTTCCGGAGCATGGAGGGCGAGTGCTCGCTGCGGCCGCGGATGGAGCACTACGCGTGCATGGTGGACCTGCTGGGCAGGTTCGGGAGCGTGCGCCAGGCCTACGACTTCGCCAGGGGGATACCGGCGAGGCCCAACTCCGACGTGTGGGCGGCGCTGCTCGGGGCGGCAACGCTGCACGGCGACGTGGAAGTGGCCGACGCCGCGGCGTGGGAGGTCTTCCAGCTCAGCCGCGAGGGGAGACCCGGCGCCTACATGGCGTTCTCCAACacgctggcggcggccgggaagtGGGACGGCGTGCGCGACGTTAGGGAGATGATGAGACGGCGAGGGGTGCTGAAAGACGCGGCCTGCAGCTGGGTCGGCTCTGACAACCCGCCGCTAGTTGACTGA